From a region of the Mycobacterium sp. SMC-8 genome:
- a CDS encoding SDR family oxidoreductase, with amino-acid sequence MSSRNPLRRLAEQVVLTSMRPPILPTLLNRAGRQLVDLRGKRVLLTGASSGIGEAAAEKLARRGATVVVVARRGDLLDEVVTRITAAGGQASAHACDLSDLDAVDALVATVSDQLGGVDILVNNAGRSIRRPLEESLERWHDVERTMMLNYYGPLRLIRGFAPGMLERGDGHIINVSTWGVKTESPPLFGVYNASKAALSSISRIIETEWSDRGVQSTTLYYPLVKTPMIAPTRAYDGLPGLSADEAAGWIVTAARHRPVHIAPRIAVTAHAMNSVAPAAVDTIMKRQRMQPKD; translated from the coding sequence GTGAGTAGCAGGAACCCGCTGCGGCGGCTGGCCGAGCAGGTCGTGCTGACCAGCATGCGCCCCCCGATACTTCCCACGCTGCTGAACCGGGCCGGCCGGCAGCTCGTCGACCTGAGAGGCAAGCGCGTTCTGCTGACCGGGGCATCGTCGGGCATCGGTGAGGCCGCCGCGGAGAAGCTGGCCCGCCGCGGAGCCACCGTCGTCGTGGTGGCCCGGCGCGGTGACCTGCTTGACGAGGTCGTCACCCGCATCACCGCCGCCGGCGGGCAGGCGAGCGCGCACGCGTGCGACCTGTCCGACCTGGACGCCGTCGACGCGCTCGTCGCGACGGTCTCCGACCAGCTCGGCGGTGTCGACATCCTGGTCAACAACGCCGGACGGTCCATCCGACGGCCGCTGGAGGAGTCGCTGGAGCGCTGGCACGACGTCGAGCGCACCATGATGCTGAACTACTACGGACCGCTGCGCCTGATCCGCGGGTTCGCCCCCGGCATGCTCGAGCGCGGCGACGGCCACATCATCAACGTGTCCACCTGGGGTGTGAAGACCGAATCCCCGCCACTGTTCGGCGTTTACAACGCCTCGAAGGCGGCGCTGTCGTCGATCAGCCGCATCATCGAGACCGAATGGTCCGACCGCGGCGTGCAGTCCACCACGCTGTACTACCCGCTGGTGAAGACACCGATGATCGCACCGACACGGGCGTACGACGGGCTGCCCGGACTGTCCGCCGACGAAGCGGCGGGCTGGATCGTCACCGCCGCGCGCCACCGCCCGGTCCACATCGCACCCCGCATCGCGGTCACCGCGCACGCGATGAACAGCGTCGCGCCGGCGGCGGTGGACACCATCATGAAACGCCAACGGATGCAGCCCAAGGACTGA
- a CDS encoding HAD family hydrolase, which produces MADLQAVLFDFSGTLFRLEEDDGWFAEMELDSPMTPEGNREIDGHVQAELMRRLTAPTGRSVPMTPDALQAWMSRDLAPHLHREAYLHVLRESGLADHHAESLYSRVIDPACWTPYPDTVAVLDGLSRRGIRTAVVSNIAFDIRPAFGALGGRAHVDEFVLSFEVGAVKPGPAIFQTALDRLGVPAERALMVGDSDEADGGARALGCAFALVDPLPTRERRDGLLAALRAHGIEL; this is translated from the coding sequence GTGGCTGACCTGCAGGCGGTGCTGTTCGACTTCTCCGGGACGCTGTTTCGGCTCGAAGAGGACGACGGCTGGTTCGCCGAGATGGAACTCGACAGCCCGATGACCCCCGAGGGCAACCGTGAGATCGACGGGCATGTGCAGGCCGAGTTGATGCGCCGCCTGACCGCGCCGACCGGCAGGTCGGTGCCCATGACACCCGATGCGCTGCAGGCGTGGATGAGCCGCGATCTGGCCCCACACCTGCACCGTGAGGCCTATCTGCACGTGCTGCGTGAGTCAGGACTCGCCGATCACCACGCGGAGTCGCTGTACAGCAGGGTGATCGACCCGGCCTGCTGGACGCCGTACCCCGACACCGTGGCCGTGCTCGACGGTCTGAGCCGGCGCGGAATCAGAACCGCGGTGGTCTCCAACATCGCGTTCGACATCCGGCCCGCGTTCGGGGCGCTCGGCGGCCGGGCCCACGTCGACGAGTTCGTGCTGTCGTTCGAGGTGGGCGCCGTCAAACCCGGTCCGGCGATCTTCCAGACCGCGCTGGATCGGCTGGGCGTGCCCGCCGAGCGGGCGCTGATGGTCGGGGACAGCGACGAAGCCGACGGCGGTGCCCGCGCGCTGGGCTGCGCGTTCGCGCTCGTCGATCCGTTGCCCACCCGGGAACGCAGGGACGGGTTGCTCGCGGCCCTGCGGGCCCACGGCATCGAACTGTGA
- a CDS encoding 1,4-dihydroxy-2-naphthoyl-CoA synthase yields the protein MSDPASNPFDAGLWEPVAGFDDLTDITYHRHIAGGERKPTVRVAFDRPEVRNAFRPHTVDELYRVLDHARMSSDVGVVLLTGNGPSPKDGGWAFCSGGDQRIRGRSGYQYASGETAETVDPARAGRLHILEVQRLIRFMPKPVICLVNGWAAGGGHSLHVVCDLTLASREHARFKQTDADVGSFDGGYGSAYLARQAGQKFAREIFFLGRPYTAEQMHAMGAVNEVVDHAELENVALQWASEINGKSPQAIRMLKYAFNLPDDGLVGQQLFAGEATRLAYMTDEAVEGRDAFLEKRDPDWSPFPRYF from the coding sequence GTGTCTGACCCTGCGAGCAATCCGTTCGACGCCGGCCTGTGGGAGCCGGTGGCCGGTTTCGATGACCTGACCGACATCACCTACCACCGCCACATCGCCGGCGGTGAACGCAAGCCGACGGTCCGGGTGGCCTTCGACCGCCCCGAGGTGCGCAACGCGTTCCGCCCGCACACCGTCGACGAGCTCTACCGCGTCCTCGACCACGCCAGGATGTCCTCCGACGTCGGGGTGGTGCTGCTGACCGGCAACGGACCCTCGCCGAAAGACGGCGGCTGGGCGTTCTGCTCCGGCGGCGACCAGCGCATCCGCGGCCGCAGCGGCTACCAGTACGCGTCCGGGGAGACCGCCGAGACCGTGGACCCGGCGCGGGCCGGACGGCTGCACATCCTCGAGGTGCAGCGGCTGATCCGGTTCATGCCCAAGCCGGTGATCTGTCTGGTCAACGGATGGGCAGCCGGCGGCGGGCACTCGCTGCACGTGGTGTGCGACCTGACGCTGGCCAGCCGCGAGCACGCCCGCTTCAAGCAAACCGACGCCGACGTCGGCTCCTTCGACGGCGGCTACGGGTCGGCGTACCTGGCCCGCCAAGCCGGCCAGAAATTCGCCCGTGAGATCTTCTTCCTGGGCCGGCCCTACACCGCCGAGCAGATGCACGCGATGGGCGCGGTGAACGAGGTGGTCGACCATGCCGAGCTGGAAAATGTCGCGCTGCAATGGGCTTCAGAGATCAACGGCAAGTCGCCGCAGGCCATCCGGATGCTCAAGTACGCGTTCAACCTGCCCGACGACGGCCTGGTGGGTCAGCAGCTGTTCGCCGGTGAGGCCACCCGGCTGGCGTACATGACCGACGAGGCGGTCGAGGGCCGCGACGCGTTCCTGGAGAAACGCGACCCGGACTGGTCGCCGTTCCCCCGCTACTTCTAG
- a CDS encoding glycosyltransferase family 2 protein: protein MTVFDDLPEPVVVVVPAHNEAAHLPGCLRAVTTAALCVPNPVTTVVVLDSCDDGSDALAGRFGPDVHFVTIDAGNVGAARAAGFEYARALPALVGADAWYATTDADSVVDSDWLVRMTDPDRHADADMVLGVVHVPVWRHFSPALARRYLRAYRAKSAPGQGHGHIHGANMGFAASAYWSVGGFRALPSSEDVDLVERFEAAGLRVHRDRRLSVATSDRRNGRAPEGFAKYLRDLDGAEHSDDPCPTGLSA, encoded by the coding sequence ATGACTGTGTTCGACGACCTGCCGGAACCCGTCGTCGTGGTGGTGCCCGCGCACAACGAGGCGGCCCACCTGCCGGGCTGCCTGCGCGCGGTGACGACGGCGGCGTTGTGCGTGCCGAACCCGGTCACCACGGTCGTCGTCCTGGACTCGTGTGACGACGGCAGCGACGCGCTGGCCGGGCGATTCGGCCCCGACGTTCACTTCGTGACCATCGACGCGGGCAACGTCGGGGCCGCCCGGGCCGCCGGCTTCGAATACGCGCGCGCATTGCCGGCCCTCGTCGGAGCCGACGCGTGGTACGCGACCACCGACGCCGACAGCGTCGTGGACTCCGATTGGCTGGTCCGAATGACCGATCCGGACCGTCACGCCGACGCGGACATGGTGCTCGGCGTGGTGCATGTCCCGGTGTGGCGCCACTTCTCGCCGGCGCTGGCGCGCCGGTATCTGCGTGCCTACCGTGCCAAGAGCGCCCCCGGACAGGGACACGGTCACATCCACGGCGCCAACATGGGTTTCGCGGCATCGGCCTACTGGAGCGTCGGCGGCTTCCGCGCGTTGCCCAGCAGCGAGGACGTCGACCTGGTGGAACGATTCGAAGCGGCGGGACTGCGGGTGCACCGCGACCGGCGCCTGTCGGTGGCGACGTCGGATCGTCGGAACGGCCGCGCCCCAGAAGGTTTCGCGAAGTACCTGCGTGACCTCGACGGGGCCGAACACTCGGACGACCCGTGTCCAACGGGGCTGAGCGCGTGA